The following are encoded together in the Kwoniella europaea PYCC6329 chromosome 1, complete sequence genome:
- a CDS encoding transcription elongation factor SPT4: protein MPPKGGSRKTELRACLICSVLQSTNDFLTQGCPNCEEILEMRGSAERVAECTSVTYDGMIAMMEPSESWVARWQRIDKKMRGIYAVRVTGRPPQDVIDAIEARGGVYRPRDAVED from the exons ATGCCACCAAAAGGAGGATCTCGAAAGACAGAGCTTCGAGCTTGTCTGATATGTTCCGTACTTCAGTCCACCAATGATTTCTTGACTCAGGGTTGTCCGAATTGCGAGGAGATcttagag ATGAGAGGTTCAGCAGAGAGAGTAGCGGAATGTACGAGTGTGACATATGACGGGATGATAGCTATGATGGAACCTTCTGAGAGCTGGGTAGCCAGATGGCAGAGGATAG ACAAAAAGATGAGAGGGATATACGCCGTCCGAGTGACTGGTCGACCACCACAGGATGTTATAGATGCTATAGAAGCTAGAGGAGGTGTGTATAGACCTAGGGATGCCGTCGAGGATTAG